The DNA window CGAGCGAGGTGCCCCGGCCCCAGCCGGTCACCGGCAGCCCGTTTGCGGCGCAGATCCGGACGATCTGCGCGACCTCTTCAGTGGTTTCCGGATAGGCCACGGCATCGGGGGGCAGGGCGGGAAAATAGGTTTCATTCCGGCCGTGCAGCTCCAGATCGGACTTGGAGCGGCTGAGGCGATCGCCTAGCATTTCCCCGAGTTCGGTGAGGGCATCCGGTTTCAACATCGGGGTACTCCTTACAGGGCCAGAGGCGGGCACCCTAGGCGAGAGCGGCGGCCGGGAAAAGCCTCGGCAAACAAACGCGACCAAAAGAGGCAAAATGCCGGGCAGAACAAGGTGAAACGGCGGAATTCGACAGCGTTTGGCGCCGTTTTCCGTTGGTTGAATGGGGTTTTGCGCGTCTTGCGGGTGCATGGTCCCTCGCAGGTGCAGTTCTGGTTCATCGCCGCCGCGATCGGGGTGGTGGCCGGATTCGCCGCCCTGGGGTTCCGGCTGGCGATCGACGCGCTGCAGCGCGCGCTTTACGGGGTCGAGGACCCGCACCGGCTGCACAGCTATGCCGAGACGCTGCACTGGGGCTGGATCCTGGCGATCCCGGCCTGTGGGGGGCTTGTCGTCGGGCTTCTGCTGCACCGCTTCACCCCCGATGCCCGGGTGCGTTCGGTCGCCGACGTGATCGAGGGCGCCGCACTCAACGAGGGCCGGGTCGAGGTCAGGGCGGGCCTCGCCTCGGCCTGCGCCTCGCTGATCACGCTGTCCTCGGGCGGCTCGACCGGCCGCGAGGGGCCGGTGGTGCACATGGCGGGCGTGGTCGCGACCTGGGTGTCGAACCGGATCCATGCCGATGGCATCACCGGGCGCGATCTGCTGGGCTGCGCCGTCGCGGCCGCGGTCTCGGCCTCGTTCAACGCGCCGATCGCGGGCACGCTGTTCGCGCTCGAGGTCGTGCTCAGGCATTTCGCGGTCCATGCCTTCGCCCCGATCACGGTGGCGGCGGTGGCGGGCACCGTCATCAACCGGCTCGAATTCGGCGGCGTGCCGGAATTCGCGCTGCCCCAGACCGACCGGCTGGCCTTCTATGGCGAGCTTCCGGCCTTCCTGCTGCTGGGGCTGGTCTGCGGGCTCGTCGCGGTGATCCTGATGCGGTCGATCTTCTGGGCCGAGGGGATCGGCGATGCGGTGCAGCGCCGGACCCGGATGCCGCGCTGGCTGCGGCCGGCTGTCTCGGGGCTCGGTCTCGGGGCGATGGCGATCTGGTTTCCGCATATCATCGGCGTCGGCTACGAGACCACCTCGGCGGCCCTGACCGGGACGCTGGTCCTGCATGAGGCGGTGGTGTTCTGCCTGCTGAAATCGGTGGCGGTGTCGCTGACCATGGCCGGGCGGATGGGGGGCGGCGTGTTCTCGCCCTCGCTGATGGTGGGGGCGCTGACCGGGCTGGCCTTCGGCATCATAGCGACCTCGGCCTTCCCCAATGTCTCGGGGGCCGAGACGCTTTATGCGCTGGCCGGGATGGGGGCGGTCGCGGCGGCGGTGCTGGGCGCGCCGATCTCGACCACGATGATCGTCTTCGAGATGACCGGCGACTGGCAGACCGGGCTTGCGGTGATGGTGGCGGTGTCGCTGTCGACGGCGCTCTCGAGCCGCCTCGTCGACCGGTCCTTCTTCCTCACCCAGCTCGAACGGCGCGGCAAGCGGCTGGCGGCCGGGCCGCAATCCTATCTGCTGGCGGCCCTGACCGCGGGCGTGCTGATGCGGCCCCGCGACAGTTCCGGCGCGGCCTCGCCCGGTGCCTGCGCCGAGCTGATCGGACAGGGGGTGATGTTCGAAGCCGACGCGACCCTGGTCGAGGCGCTGCCGGTCTTCGAGAAATGGGGGCACGGTTTCGTGCCGGTGGTGGCGCGGCCCGCCGATGGTGGCGAGCCCGAGGTGCTGGGCGCGCTGTTCCATGTCGATGCGCTGCGCGCCTATTCCCGCGCACTGGCGATGACCGCCGCCGAGGAACATTCCTGAGCGACGGACAGGTCTGACGGCGGGCAGGGCCGAAGGCAGCTGAGCCTAGAGCTGCTCGACCGTCACCTTGTCGGCATAGAAGGAAAGATGCCCGGCGATCCGCTCGAGCCCCGGTTGCGGGTCTTCATAGGACCAGGCCGCATCCGCGATGTCATAGCTCTTGGCGCGCAGGGTGAAATAGGTTGCCACCCCCTTGCGGGGGCAGGTCGTGCTGCTGTCCGAGCGGTCGAGGAAGGCCATCGCCACATCCTCGCGCGGGAAATAGATGACGGGTTTCATGTCGCGCTCGGTCAGTTCGAGCGCGTTCCGGCTTTCGGCGATCACCGCGCCTCCGGCCCGGACCACCCAGGCCCCCTCGGCCTTGTGGATCGTGATGTGGTCGGACATGCGTGTTCTCCCTGGTCCTGTCGGCTGCAGATCTCTGCGCCGCTGTTTTGTCATGCTGGCCTTTGTCTTGTCCAGTTCCGCCCGTACCCAGGACGGGCAGGGACGACAATACCGCCTCCGGCCCCCGAAAGTGCGGGGCCGGGCGGATTACTTCGGGCGGGAGGGCTCCGGGCGCGGGAATGCGGCGGCTCAGAGTGGCCGTGTCGCCTCCACGAGCCAGGCCCGTGCCCGTTCCGACAGCCCGTCCCGGGCCCGCCGGGCCACCTCGGCATGATAGGCGTCGAGCCAGGCCCGTTCGCCCGCATCGAGCAGCTCGGGGGCGATCAGGCGGCGGTCGATCGGCACCCAGGTCAGGGTCTCGAAGGACAGCATGCGCCGGTCGTCGCCGTCCTCGAGCGCCGGGGCCTCCTCGACCGCGATCAGGTTCTCGATCCGGATGCCGAAGGCGCCCTCGCGGTAATAGCCCGGCTCGTTCGACAACATCATCCCGGGCTCCAGCGGCACGGTCGAGATCCGGGCGATGCGCTGCGGCCCCTCATGGACCGAGAGATAGGCGCCGACGCCATGGCCGGTGCCATGGTCGTAATCCTGCCCGGCCTGCCAGAGCGCATTGCGCGCCAGCGCGTCGAGATCGCGCCCCGCAAGCCCCTTGGGGAAGCGTGCCCGCGAGATCGCGATCATGCCTTTCAGCACCCGGGTGAAGGGGGCCCTGGCCGCATCGGGCACCGGACCCACGGCAATGGTGCGGGTGATGTCGGTGGTGCCGTCGAGATATTGCGCGCCCGAATCGACCAGCAGCAGATCGCCCGGCGCGACGCGGCGGTTGGTGGCCTCGGTCACCCGGTAATGGACGATGGCGCCGTTCGGTCCTGTGCCCGCGATGGTCTCGAAGCTGATGTCGCGAAGCTTGCCGGTCGCGGCACGGAACTCTTCCAGCCCGCGCACCACGTCGATCTCGGTCAGCCCGCCCCCGGGCGCCTCGGCATCGATCCAGGCCAGGAACTCGATCATCGCGACAGCATCGCGGGCATGGGCCGCGCGCGCGCCCGCCAGCTCGGTCGCGGTCTTGCGCGCCTTGGGAAGGATGCAGGGATCGTCGGCCAGCGCGACCTCGACGCCCGCATCCTCGAGCTGGCGCAACACCCACAAGGGCGCCGAGGCCGGATCGACTCTGACCTTGCCGAGAAGGCTCCTGAGCCCCGGCCCGAAGGCGCCGGCCGGGCGCAGCGTGATCTCGGGGCCGAGATGGGCCTTGAGCGCGTCGCTCACCTTGGCCGGATCGGCATAAAGCGTCACCCGGCCGTCATCATGCAGGATCGCGAAGGCATGGGGCACCGGGTTGCGCGGAATGTCCGCGCCGCGCACGTTCAGCAGCCATGCGATGGAATCGGGCAGGGTCAGCACCGCCGCATTTTGCCCGGCCTCGGCCAGCAGCCGTCCGATCCGGGCGCGCTTGTCGGCATGGGCCTCGCCTGCAAGTTCCTCGGGATAGGGCGCGATCGGGCCTTGCGGCGGGGCGGGCTGGTCGGCCCAGATCCGGTCGACCAGATTGGCCGTCTCGCGGATCGCGACCTGGGTGCCCTCGAGTGCCGCGCTCAGCGCGTCGAGCTCCTTCGGCGTGTGCAGCCAGGGATCGATCCCGACCGCGCCGCCCTGCGGCAGCGCCGCTTTCAGCCAGTCGCCGGGTTTCGTCTCGGGCCAGGGCACCGGCGTGAAATGCGCGAGATCGACCTGCGCCTTGACCTGCACCCGGTAGCGCCCGTCGATGAAGACGCCCGCGCGATCCATCAGGATGCAGGCGATCCCGGCCGAGCCGGTGAAGCCCGTCAGCCAGGCCAGACGGTCGTCATGGGGCGCCACATATTCGCCCTGATGGGCATCGGCGCGGGGCACCAGAAAGCCCGCCAGCCCCTCGCGGGCCATCTCCTCGCGCAGGCGCGCCAGCCGGACGGGGCCGTCCTCGGGACGGGTGGTGCTGTCGAAACTCTGGAACATCTAGCCTGCCTTCCTGATTCCGAACATGCGGGCGCGGGCGCGGGGGTCCTTGTCGAACAGTGCCGCCAGCTGTTCGGTCATCGCCCCGGCCAGCTGTTCGACATCGGTGATGGTGACGGCGCGCTCATAATAGCGGGTGACGTCATGGCCGATGCCGATGGCGATCAGCTCGACGGCCTTGCGGCGCTCGACCATGGCGATCACGTCGCGCAGGTGCTTTTCGAGGTAGTTCGCGGCATTGACCGACAGCGTCGAATCGTCGACCGGCGCCCCGTCCGAGATCACCATCAGGATCTTGCGTGCCTCGGGCCGCATCAGCATCCGTCTGTGCGCCCATTCCAGCGCCTCGCCGTCGATGTTTTCTTTCAGCAGGCCCTCTTTCATCATCAGGCCCAGGTTCTCGCGGGCCCGCCGCCAGGGCGCATCGGCATTCTTGTAGACGATGTGGCGCAGATCGTTCAGCCGGCCCGGGCTTTGCGGACGG is part of the Rhodovulum sp. MB263 genome and encodes:
- a CDS encoding chloride channel protein — translated: MHGPSQVQFWFIAAAIGVVAGFAALGFRLAIDALQRALYGVEDPHRLHSYAETLHWGWILAIPACGGLVVGLLLHRFTPDARVRSVADVIEGAALNEGRVEVRAGLASACASLITLSSGGSTGREGPVVHMAGVVATWVSNRIHADGITGRDLLGCAVAAAVSASFNAPIAGTLFALEVVLRHFAVHAFAPITVAAVAGTVINRLEFGGVPEFALPQTDRLAFYGELPAFLLLGLVCGLVAVILMRSIFWAEGIGDAVQRRTRMPRWLRPAVSGLGLGAMAIWFPHIIGVGYETTSAALTGTLVLHEAVVFCLLKSVAVSLTMAGRMGGGVFSPSLMVGALTGLAFGIIATSAFPNVSGAETLYALAGMGAVAAAVLGAPISTTMIVFEMTGDWQTGLAVMVAVSLSTALSSRLVDRSFFLTQLERRGKRLAAGPQSYLLAALTAGVLMRPRDSSGAASPGACAELIGQGVMFEADATLVEALPVFEKWGHGFVPVVARPADGGEPEVLGALFHVDALRAYSRALAMTAAEEHS
- a CDS encoding DUF427 domain-containing protein, which codes for MSDHITIHKAEGAWVVRAGGAVIAESRNALELTERDMKPVIYFPREDVAMAFLDRSDSSTTCPRKGVATYFTLRAKSYDIADAAWSYEDPQPGLERIAGHLSFYADKVTVEQL
- a CDS encoding aminopeptidase P family protein, translating into MFQSFDSTTRPEDGPVRLARLREEMAREGLAGFLVPRADAHQGEYVAPHDDRLAWLTGFTGSAGIACILMDRAGVFIDGRYRVQVKAQVDLAHFTPVPWPETKPGDWLKAALPQGGAVGIDPWLHTPKELDALSAALEGTQVAIRETANLVDRIWADQPAPPQGPIAPYPEELAGEAHADKRARIGRLLAEAGQNAAVLTLPDSIAWLLNVRGADIPRNPVPHAFAILHDDGRVTLYADPAKVSDALKAHLGPEITLRPAGAFGPGLRSLLGKVRVDPASAPLWVLRQLEDAGVEVALADDPCILPKARKTATELAGARAAHARDAVAMIEFLAWIDAEAPGGGLTEIDVVRGLEEFRAATGKLRDISFETIAGTGPNGAIVHYRVTEATNRRVAPGDLLLVDSGAQYLDGTTDITRTIAVGPVPDAARAPFTRVLKGMIAISRARFPKGLAGRDLDALARNALWQAGQDYDHGTGHGVGAYLSVHEGPQRIARISTVPLEPGMMLSNEPGYYREGAFGIRIENLIAVEEAPALEDGDDRRMLSFETLTWVPIDRRLIAPELLDAGERAWLDAYHAEVARRARDGLSERARAWLVEATRPL